The DNA window GAAGCACAAGAAGTAGTGGGAATAACCTGCGCCAGTATTGACATTAGCGATCGCAAGCTAGCAGAAGAAAAAATCCGCGAGCAAGCAGCTTTGCTGAATGTGACAACAGATGCAATTCTGGTGCGAGATTTAGAAAACAAAATTATATTTTGGAATAGAGGTGCAGAAAATCTTTACGGTTGGCGTGCAGAAGAAGTTTACGGTAAAGATGCCACTGAACTTTTATATAATGATGAACTGCCGTCAGAAGTAGGAACGGCGCTGTTGACGGTGATTGCCAAAGGTAAATGGCAGGGCGAGTTAACTAAAGTTACTAAAACAGGCAAAGAAATTTTGGTTGCCAGCCGTTGGACTTTAGTTTGTCAACAAGACGGTTCTCCCAAATCTATTCTTACTGTTGATACTGATATCACTGAGAAAAAACAACTAGAAACACAATTATTTCGCACTCAACGTCTAGAAAGCATTGGTACTCTTGCCAGTGGTATTGCTCACGATCTGAATAATATCCTTACACCAATCCTGGCAGTAGCTCAATTACTACCAATTAAATTTCCCGATCTGTATTCGGAACACGAACACCTGTTAGAAATACTAGAAGACAGTGCTAGACGCGGTGCCGATTTAGTTAAGCAGGTTTTGTCATTTGCGCGGGGTGTTGAAGGCAAGCGCATGACTTTGCAAGTCAAGCACCTAATTAAAGAAGTTGTTAAGATTGTTAAACAAACTTTCCCCAAATCTATCGAAGTTGTTATGGATTTACCGCAAAACCTGTGGACGGTTTGCGGAGATAGTACGCAACTGCATCAAGTATTGATGAATCTTTGCGTTAATGCCCGTGATGCAATGCCGGGTGGTGGTATTTTGACAATTACTGCCGAAAACCTCGTCATTGATGAAAATTATGCTCGGATGCATTTAGAAGCCAAAGTAGGCTCTTACGCTGTTATTACTATTAGCGATAATGGTGTTGGCATTCCTCCAGAAATTTTAGAGAGAATTTTTGAGCCATTCTTTACCACCAAAGAATTGGGTAAAGGTACAGGTTTAGGACTTTCCACTGTCATTGGCATTGTCAAAAGCCACGGTGGATTTGTCAATGTGTACAGTGAAGTCGGGCATGGAACCAGCTTTAAAATTTACTTGCCAGCAGCACAGGAAACTGAAACAGAGTTAGTTCAAGAACTAGAACCACTGGCAGGTAAGGGAGAATTAATTATGGTTGTGGATGATGAGCCTGCTATTCAAGAGATTACTAAAGCATCGCTAGAGGCTTATAACTACCAGACATTAATCGCTAGTGATGGAATTGAAGCGATCGCGCTGTACGCCCAAAATCGAAATAAAATCAGTGTTGTGCTGATGGATATGATGTTGCCATCACTCGATGGGATTACCGCTATTCGTACTTTACAAAAAATTAATCCATCAGTAAAAATTGTTGCCACAAGCGGATTGATGTCTAATAGTAAATTAGCTGAAGCAGCCACTTTCGGGGCTAAAACATTTTTATCAAAACCTTATACTGTTAAGGAATTATTGCTAACTTTACAGAAGGTGCTTAGTTCATAATTGATGTTTTCGCTCTGTTATAGTGGAATACTAGCAATTTTAGATACTTCGAGAAGCTCAGTACAAGTTTTGGGTGTTGAATTTTGGATTTTGAAACAATACTTCCGCATGGCAATTTAGTATAATCCATAAATTTTTTAGACATACGTACACCGCAGGCATTCCCGCAGGGTAATTTCGTGTCTCTACATTTTCTGCGTTTGGATCAGCGTTTTAGTGAAATGACGTAACACAAATAAAATAATATGTTGTTAAAAGCTCTTGGTTGATTACCAAAAACAAATTGACTCGTTACCAGGTGGGATAAAGTATTCTGTTCAATTAGTTACTTGAGGTTCCACATCTGTCTTTTAATCAGCCATTCCCCAGAGTTCTCTTTGTGGAGAAGCCAGGTTTTCGTAGCTTTGAATGAATTCGTTGTCCCGTCAGCGTGGGTGATAGTGGTTATATCGATGTGTACGATTCCGTATATCCATTGATCGTCGAGCTGTAAAACATCAATGGGTTTAGATTGGATACTCCATTTTGCGATATCATAATCTTTCTGCTCACTTTTTGAAATCTCGACTGGGCCGTACTCAGGCTCTGAGCCTGGTGGAATCCGAATCGCGTCTTTTGCAAATAGCTTTTGATAGGCTTTTGAGTCGCTGGCGTTAACGGCTGCCTGATATTTCTCACACATCGCCTTAACAACCTCGTTCACATCAGTCATAAGTTTGCATCTCCTGATTTACAACGTACCTAACCACCAACGGTGTTAGTTCACTTTCAAGTTTAGTGATAATGGCACGATCAAATTTTGACCAAACTCGCTTTTGACCGAAGATAGCTGGCTGTAAAATACCCCATAATTGCCCATCTTGACATAAGTGAGCATGAATTAAAGCTTTATGTCCAAATTGTTTACGTTCAAATTCTTTATTTACTACCTCTGGATTTGCGGTTTCTACATCTTCAACATAAATAGAAGGATCAGTTCTGATTGCAGCAGCAAACATTGGATCTTCTTTTGTTAATGAATCTGGTTCTAATTTCCATTCAGAGTCTATAACTTCTGGAATTTCCCGACTACGCCGCCAACAATAGGGAACTTTGCCAAGCTTAGTTTGAGGATTTCGTATATAAAGAAAACAGCGATCGCACTGCAATATTTCTCCAAGAACTGGAACTAAGGCACTAAAGACAGAATCTGGTTCAGTGTGAGTGTCGAGAATGTTTCTTATGGCTTTGGGTAGAGTTAAATCAGTCATTGACAAATTTGTGAGTTTTTTGAGTATCTTCTCAATCATCTGCAATTGAAAACATCGCTCCAGCGACATAGGGGATTGGGGAGTGAAGGAGTGGGGGAAATAGGGATAATCCTTATTCCTATTCCCTGTCAGCTGTTTCCTGTTCCCTGTTTCCTGTAACTTGTACCCAATACCTACTTAGCAGCTAGTATTGTAGTGCTAAAAACAAACAGGAGCGAGTTGCATGAGTCGTCGTTTGTTAGTAACCGGCGGTGCAGGTTTTATTGGCTCGAATTTTGTGCATCATTGGTGTCAGCATTATCCTAATGACCGAGTGGTAGTATTAGATGCCCTAACTTATGCGGGAAATCGGGCAAATTTGGCTGGGTTGGAAGAGCAAGAAAATTTTTGCTTTGTGCAAGGAGATATATGCGATCGCTCGTTGGTGGATCGGCTACTCCAAACCGAAAATATTGATAATATCGCCCATTTTGCTGCTGAATCTCATGTAGATAGATCTATATTGGGGCCTGGTGCTTTTGTACAAACTAATGTAGTGGGTACATACACCCTACTCGAAGCTTTTCGTCAACACTGGCAAGCAAATTCACAGCCTGCTCATTACCGTTTTCTGCACGTTTCTACCGATGAAGTTTATGGTAGTCTTGGTGCTGACGATCCTGCTTTTAGTGAAACTACTCCTTATGCTCCAAATAGCCCTTATTCAGCATCAAAAGCTGGCAGCGATCACTTAGTTCGTGCCTACTACCATACCTATGAATTACCAACAATTATTACAAATTGTTCTAATAATTATGGCCCTTATCAATTTCCCGAAAAACTTATTCCTTTAATGTGCATTAACACTTTAATGGGTAAACAATTACCAGTGTATGGTGATGGCAAAAATGTTCGAGATTGGCTTTATGTAGGCGATCATTGTAGTGCTTTGGATGTAGTGATTAATCGTGGTGTTCCCGGTGAAACTTATAATATCGGCGGTAACAATGAGGTAGAAAATATTAATCTAGTGCGGATGTTATGTCAGTTAATGGATGAATTAGCAACTGAATTGCCTGTAAATCCTGCCGAGAATTTGATTACTTTTGTTAAAGATAGACCAGGACACGATCGCAGATACGCAATTAATGCTACTAAGATTAAAAATCAGCTTGGATGGATGCCTTCAGTTACGGTTGCAGAAGGTTTACGATTGACTGTGAAATGGTATCTTACTCACCACGACTGGTGGCAACCTCTTCTCTCAGAAGAATATCAAGAATATTACCAGAAAAATTATGTTTTCTCTGCTAGTTAAAATTTAAGTAATTTGGCACAAATAAGGCTAACTAATTAGGAACTTTATTTGTCATTATGATTTTCATGCCCTCAAATCTTTAGAAGGATGTAGAGACGCGATATAATATCGCGTCTTGACAAAGATTTTGGGATTACGCAAAATCATTTATATATATGAAATCAACAATGTCAAATTTTTTGCTACACAACTCAAAAATTTTAATGTTGCATGAAAGTTGCATATGACTTTACGAGGTAAGAATTTACTGACATCATCAATTTCGAGATTTTTGTTGTCATAGAATTCAACCATTTAAATGCCAGTATAGCCAGTGGAATTAACGCTACTGGCTTTTTTCTTGTCTATATTGTCAATTTACACAATATTTTTTGATTTCACTTTGTGAGCGATCGCTTTGCAGAAAACCTCAAAAATAAGGTGATCGCGTTGTGGGGAAGAGGAGAGCGATCGCTAATCCTATGATGGCACTATAGGATTGGATTTATTTACACAGTTATACCCTACTCAAAGAATGGGGGTTAACATTCATAAAGTCGCCCTTGGAGACTTTCAAAACATCCCCTAACTTACTGCATATTCTGTAAATTGCCTCATAAAAGGAGACTGAAAACCTAAAACAATATCTTCCTTGGGAAATCCCGCTGCTACCAAATTAGCAGCGATATCATCCTCTGTACCATTCCACTGGAGCCAAATTTTTCCATTTTTAATATCAATATGGATGATACAACTATGTATCCAGTTTTGACCTTCCCAACCTACATGAACTATTTGATAATGGTCACGTTCTTTATCAAAAATTTTTTCAACTTCTATATTGCCGTAAGCTGGTTTTTGCTCACTATATTCATGTAATATTTCTTGTACAAGCTGGCGATACCGAGTTAATTTATCCATTGGAAAATCACCTCTCGCTCTACATTATAAATCAGCATTTTCACTTGATTTTCTGCTATCATGTCTTTGGGAAAATCAAGCTAAAAAAATGTTTTATAAGTTGTTAAAGGCACTGCTAAATATAAAATACGCTCTGGTTGTACCCTTCTCAATGCACCTCGATAATTAATAAACTGTCCTAATGCTGTATGAAATTCTGAGATAGCAGACGATTTCTGTAAAAAACTTTTAACTTCGACTGCTATTTTGTGTCCTTGGCATTCTGCGGCAATCAGTCTTTGTGCAGCTAAATCAATCGAAAGATTAACTCCTCCCACGCTAATTGTGAGTGGATCGTTAGTAATTTGCCAACCGTCTTTCTCTAAAGCTGTTTTGACAACTTCATGAAAAACATCTTTAGGAGACATACTTATAGAATAAGTATATTTCTAATTTTCGTGCCGTTGCATTGTTTGTCATCAGTAAAACAGTTGGGGAAATAGAGACGTTCTAGAGAACGCCTCTATTTTGAGGGTTATTCTATTCCCTCAATCCTATCTTCAACCTCCTGATACAACTCGCGCAAGCGTTCCAAATTACTCTCGCTAGTCTCCCAATAACCGCGTCCATTCACTTCCAACAATGTTGATACAATCTTGCGGAAAGAATGAGGGTTCATGTTCATCAACCGCTTCTGCATCTGTTGATCTTCAATAAACGTGGTGTTCACATCCTCGTAAACCCAATTATCCACTGCACCCGCAGTCGCACTCCAACCCATTGTATTTACCAACCGCTTGGAGAGTTCGCGCACACCCTCATAACCGTGAGATAGCATCCCTTCGTACCACTTGGGATTTAACAATTTGGTACGGGCATCCAAACGCACGGTTTCTGATAATGTTCGCACTTGAGCATTGGCAGTAGTCGTATCTGCAATGTAGGATGCTGGTGTTTTACCATCGCCACGCAGACTTGAGACAACTTTAGTG is part of the Chlorogloeopsis sp. ULAP01 genome and encodes:
- a CDS encoding response regulator codes for the protein MAEQPLKILLVEDNPADIRLLQEFLWEVTSAQFQLISVEKLDEALEILKQKSFDVILLDLSLPDSQGLETFLKIHLQVPAIPIIVLTGLDDENLATRAMQEGAQDYLIKGQVNGDLLVRCMRYAIERQRIEEALRQSEERFRVALKNSPIIVSTQDKELCYTWVYNTSPGVVDEGIIGKRDLDLIAPDQVQRLLEIKQRVLSTGVGTREEVFITTAQGTRYYDLTVEPLRNEAQEVVGITCASIDISDRKLAEEKIREQAALLNVTTDAILVRDLENKIIFWNRGAENLYGWRAEEVYGKDATELLYNDELPSEVGTALLTVIAKGKWQGELTKVTKTGKEILVASRWTLVCQQDGSPKSILTVDTDITEKKQLETQLFRTQRLESIGTLASGIAHDLNNILTPILAVAQLLPIKFPDLYSEHEHLLEILEDSARRGADLVKQVLSFARGVEGKRMTLQVKHLIKEVVKIVKQTFPKSIEVVMDLPQNLWTVCGDSTQLHQVLMNLCVNARDAMPGGGILTITAENLVIDENYARMHLEAKVGSYAVITISDNGVGIPPEILERIFEPFFTTKELGKGTGLGLSTVIGIVKSHGGFVNVYSEVGHGTSFKIYLPAAQETETELVQELEPLAGKGELIMVVDDEPAIQEITKASLEAYNYQTLIASDGIEAIALYAQNRNKISVVLMDMMLPSLDGITAIRTLQKINPSVKIVATSGLMSNSKLAEAATFGAKTFLSKPYTVKELLLTLQKVLSS
- a CDS encoding nuclear transport factor 2 family protein, translating into MTDVNEVVKAMCEKYQAAVNASDSKAYQKLFAKDAIRIPPGSEPEYGPVEISKSEQKDYDIAKWSIQSKPIDVLQLDDQWIYGIVHIDITTITHADGTTNSFKATKTWLLHKENSGEWLIKRQMWNLK
- a CDS encoding GAF domain-containing protein, with the translated sequence MTDLTLPKAIRNILDTHTEPDSVFSALVPVLGEILQCDRCFLYIRNPQTKLGKVPYCWRRSREIPEVIDSEWKLEPDSLTKEDPMFAAAIRTDPSIYVEDVETANPEVVNKEFERKQFGHKALIHAHLCQDGQLWGILQPAIFGQKRVWSKFDRAIITKLESELTPLVVRYVVNQEMQTYD
- the rfbB gene encoding dTDP-glucose 4,6-dehydratase; the protein is MSRRLLVTGGAGFIGSNFVHHWCQHYPNDRVVVLDALTYAGNRANLAGLEEQENFCFVQGDICDRSLVDRLLQTENIDNIAHFAAESHVDRSILGPGAFVQTNVVGTYTLLEAFRQHWQANSQPAHYRFLHVSTDEVYGSLGADDPAFSETTPYAPNSPYSASKAGSDHLVRAYYHTYELPTIITNCSNNYGPYQFPEKLIPLMCINTLMGKQLPVYGDGKNVRDWLYVGDHCSALDVVINRGVPGETYNIGGNNEVENINLVRMLCQLMDELATELPVNPAENLITFVKDRPGHDRRYAINATKIKNQLGWMPSVTVAEGLRLTVKWYLTHHDWWQPLLSEEYQEYYQKNYVFSAS
- a CDS encoding XisI protein yields the protein MDKLTRYRQLVQEILHEYSEQKPAYGNIEVEKIFDKERDHYQIVHVGWEGQNWIHSCIIHIDIKNGKIWLQWNGTEDDIAANLVAAGFPKEDIVLGFQSPFMRQFTEYAVS